In Sphingobacterium sp. SYP-B4668, the sequence TCTACCGATAAAAGAAAGATTCTCGAGCGCAGTCATATGGCCATAAAACCCTAGATTATCAGGTAAGTATCCGACTTTTCGTTTTACGGTGATAGGGGTCCGGGTGGCATCATGTCCACATACATGCGCTTGTCCCCCTGTAGGTTCGCTAAGTCCCAACAGCATAAGGATTGTTGTCGTCTTGCCAGCTCCGTTTGGTCCCAAAAGGCCGTATATTTCACCCTTATTTATATCGAGGGAAAGGTTGTCTACAGCAATTTTATTTTTATAATGCTTGGATAACCCTCTTAGCTTTATAATAGGATTATTCATATCTGTTCGATTTTCAATTGTTTTTAATCAGCTTACCGCCTACCGTATTTTCGAATCAATATATAAATAAAGCCAATTGCCAGAATGATCAATAACATGCCTAGCCAACCGGTCAGGAGCGAAGTTTTGACCTCCATTCGGTATGCCAAAGAAGATTCGAGGTTACTGTTTTTAGCCGATACATTGACCATATAATCACCGGCTATGGTTTTGTCCGGGACTTTAATGTTGACTTTGACATTTTTCGTCTTACCAGGTTCGAGTTTGTCTATTTTATCTACTTCAAAGCTCGATTCCCATTTCGAAGGCAATTGTGTAGCCAGTTCAATATTCTCCAAAGGCATGGACCCCGTATTTTTTATTGTAAGGAATATCTCTTTCTTACTTCCAGTCGTCGTATTACCGCTTAGCACCTGGTTTTGCGTAGAGATTTCCATTTTATAGGTGCCTTTTATAACAGATTCTAGCTTGACCACCGCAGTGTCGCCTTGCGTTATAGCTTTAACAGGAATGATATGCTTTTTTATATCCGCGGTATACGATGGCGTTATTTCTATACTAATCTCTTTACTGGTATGTGGCTCTACATTAATTGAGGTTACCTGCATACCCTCGGTTTTATAGGCAACTGACCATCCCGGGGGCAAGCTAGATTGTAGCTCATATATTTTTTCCTGTCCACTTGGGTTAGTGATAGAACCACTGTATCGGAATACCTCTGTAGAAGGGGCCTCCAGATTGATCAATCTCACTTTAAAATTTGGACTTAAAGCATTGTTGGCTTCCTGAGCCGCTACATTTTGGACTGCGAGTGATGCAGAGATACAT encodes:
- a CDS encoding COG1470 family protein → MFKGFIFTEHLKSRIVSNALILACISASLAVQNVAAQEANNALSPNFKVRLINLEAPSTEVFRYSGSITNPSGQEKIYELQSSLPPGWSVAYKTEGMQVTSINVEPHTSKEISIEITPSYTADIKKHIIPVKAITQGDTAVVKLESVIKGTYKMEISTQNQVLSGNTTTGSKKEIFLTIKNTGSMPLENIELATQLPSKWESSFEVDKIDKLEPGKTKNVKVNIKVPDKTIAGDYMVNVSAKNSNLESSLAYRMEVKTSLLTGWLGMLLIILAIGFIYILIRKYGRR